A portion of the Myripristis murdjan chromosome 13, fMyrMur1.1, whole genome shotgun sequence genome contains these proteins:
- the ftr86 gene encoding finTRIM family, member 86 isoform X2 — MLYLEPTNRGGEVTVCTSVSAGGMASAWSEEETFICSVCLDTLKDPATLPCGHSYCLACIQGHWDRGGSKGQYSCPQCRQVFNPRPSLARSTVLMEAMEKLRAGSFKQTSISSAPPSMPVYLDVLPDTGAMAPQRQGSVYPQLPTVARGCCHQHQRPLDLFCHDDKESVCEECCQHGHKGHRVLKTQEERAQRQTELVQMQADVQRRIKETEKEINELPQTARQHKASVQALQKESVDLFSELVKSVELMGTQVGELLSNHETSLGSRAEGQIQRLEQEVAQLHRRSEELKWLADMQDHICFLKNFQMLEPLGQSGTREEAGLCQEEAVVASIRSAMKELSDSLQDVCKASLAKIFRVVNDVSMAPAANGVAAAADSSQANAQNTVYEMTTNLPPSAPPRPHASATPPPLPPPRVQAPPMTTLGLVSPEPKTREDLLKFRCEPTMDPNSAYRHVLLSEGGHKATLRAENVNPTDHPERFHFWRQVLCREPLAGSPYYWEVEWTGQKMTVGVAYKEMERKGSNDQSRLGHNAMSWSLYWSGTGFSFWHGGQETLLGSPMARHIGVYLDQHAGVLAFYRITNNQAYLIHRYQTQFTGPLYPGFRFWTGVGTTVTVCQLD; from the exons ATGTTGTATCTAGAGCCAACAAACCGGGGGGGAGAGGTGACAGTATGCACATCAGTCAGTG CCGGCGGCATGGCCTCAGCATGGTCTGAAGAGGAGACCTTCATCTGCTCAGTCTGCCTCGACACCCTGAAGGACCCGGCCACTCTGCCCTGTGGCCACTCATACTGCTTAGCTTGCATTCAGGGTCACTGGGACAGGGGGGGCAGCAAGGGCCAGTACAGCTGCCCACAGTGTAGGCAGGTCTTCAACCCTCGACCCTCACTGGCCAGGAGCACCGTCCTCATGGAGGCTATGGAGAAACTCAGAGCTGGCAGCTTCAAGCAGACGTCCATTTCCTCTGCCCCGCCATCGATGCCTGTCTACCTGGACGTCCTACCTGATACTGGGGCGATGGCTCCTCAGCGACAGGGGAGTGTGTACCCTCAGCTCCCCACAGTGGCCCGTGGATGCTGCCATCAACACCAGCGACCCCTGGACCTGTTCTGCCATGATGacaaagagagtgtgtgtgaggagtgttgTCAGCATGGACACAAGGGTCATCGGGTTCTCaaaacacaggaggagagggcaCAGAGACAG aCCGAGCTTGTTCAGATGCAGGCAGATGTACAGAGGAGAATCAAGGAGACTGAAAAGGAGATTAATGAGCTCCCACAAACCGCCCGTCAACATAAG GCCTCAGTCCAGGCTCTTCAGAAGGAGAGTGTGGATTTGTTCTCAGAGCTGGTGAAAAGTGTGGAGCTCATGGGCACCCAGGTTGGTGAGCTGCTCAGTAATCATGAGACCTCCCTGGGCAGCCGGGCTGAAGGGCAAATCCAAAGGCTGGAGCAGGAGGTGGCACAGCTCCACAGGAGGAGTGAGGAGCTGAAGTGGCTGGCTGACATGCAGGACCATATCTGCTTCCTGAAG AACTTCCAGATGCTGGAGCCACTGGGCCAGAGTGGGACCAGAGAAGAGGCGGGCCTGTGTCAAGAAGAGGCAGTGGTCGCTTCAATCCGCTCTGCCATGAAGGAGCTCAGCGACTCACTACAGGACGTCTGCAAAGCCAGCCTGGCCAAGATCTTCAGAGTGG TGAATGATGTCTCCATGGCTCCAGCAGCCAATggtgtggcagcagcagctgacagcAGTCAGGCCAACGCACAAAACACAG TTTATGAGATGACAACAAACCTTCCACCTTCCGCCCCTCCACGACCTCATG CGTCGGCCACTCCTccaccccttcctcctccccgaGTACAAG CACCTCCCATGACAACACTGGGACTTGTTAGTccagagcccaagaccagagaAGATTTGCTGAAAT TTCGCTGTGAGCCCACCATGGACCCCAACAGTGCATATCGCCATGTGCTGCTGTCAGAGGGGGGTCATAAAGCCACGCTGCGGGCGGAGAACGTAAACCCAACAGACCATCCTGAACGCTTCCACTTCTGGAGACAGGTCCTCTGCAGAGAGCCCCTGGCCGGCAGCCCCTattactgggaggtggagtggacCGGACAGAAG ATGACCGTCGGTGTGGCCTACAAAGAGATGGAGCGTAAGGGTTCAAATGACCAGAGCCGTCTGGGCCACAATGCCATGTCCTGGAGCTTGTACTGGTCTGGGACAGGCTTCTCCTTCTGGCATGGCGGCCAGGAGACCCTGTTGGGCTCACCCATGGCCCGACATATTGGTGTCTATTTAGACCAGCATGCTGGGGTTCTGGCCTTCTACCGCATCACTAACAACCAGGCCTACCTCATCCACCGGTACCAGACCCAGTTCACTGGACCGTTATACCCAGGGTTCAGGTTCTGGACGGGAGTGGGAACCACGGTGACTGTGTGCCAACTGGACTGA
- the ftr86 gene encoding finTRIM family, member 86 isoform X1: MASAWSEEETFICSVCLDTLKDPATLPCGHSYCLACIQGHWDRGGSKGQYSCPQCRQVFNPRPSLARSTVLMEAMEKLRAGSFKQTSISSAPPSMPVYLDVLPDTGAMAPQRQGSVYPQLPTVARGCCHQHQRPLDLFCHDDKESVCEECCQHGHKGHRVLKTQEERAQRQTELVQMQADVQRRIKETEKEINELPQTARQHKASVQALQKESVDLFSELVKSVELMGTQVGELLSNHETSLGSRAEGQIQRLEQEVAQLHRRSEELKWLADMQDHICFLKNFQMLEPLGQSGTREEAGLCQEEAVVASIRSAMKELSDSLQDVCKASLAKIFRVVNDVSMAPAANGVAAAADSSQANAQNTVYEMTTNLPPSAPPRPHASATPPPLPPPRVQAPPMTTLGLVSPEPKTREDLLKFRCEPTMDPNSAYRHVLLSEGGHKATLRAENVNPTDHPERFHFWRQVLCREPLAGSPYYWEVEWTGQKMTVGVAYKEMERKGSNDQSRLGHNAMSWSLYWSGTGFSFWHGGQETLLGSPMARHIGVYLDQHAGVLAFYRITNNQAYLIHRYQTQFTGPLYPGFRFWTGVGTTVTVCQLD, from the exons ATGGCCTCAGCATGGTCTGAAGAGGAGACCTTCATCTGCTCAGTCTGCCTCGACACCCTGAAGGACCCGGCCACTCTGCCCTGTGGCCACTCATACTGCTTAGCTTGCATTCAGGGTCACTGGGACAGGGGGGGCAGCAAGGGCCAGTACAGCTGCCCACAGTGTAGGCAGGTCTTCAACCCTCGACCCTCACTGGCCAGGAGCACCGTCCTCATGGAGGCTATGGAGAAACTCAGAGCTGGCAGCTTCAAGCAGACGTCCATTTCCTCTGCCCCGCCATCGATGCCTGTCTACCTGGACGTCCTACCTGATACTGGGGCGATGGCTCCTCAGCGACAGGGGAGTGTGTACCCTCAGCTCCCCACAGTGGCCCGTGGATGCTGCCATCAACACCAGCGACCCCTGGACCTGTTCTGCCATGATGacaaagagagtgtgtgtgaggagtgttgTCAGCATGGACACAAGGGTCATCGGGTTCTCaaaacacaggaggagagggcaCAGAGACAG aCCGAGCTTGTTCAGATGCAGGCAGATGTACAGAGGAGAATCAAGGAGACTGAAAAGGAGATTAATGAGCTCCCACAAACCGCCCGTCAACATAAG GCCTCAGTCCAGGCTCTTCAGAAGGAGAGTGTGGATTTGTTCTCAGAGCTGGTGAAAAGTGTGGAGCTCATGGGCACCCAGGTTGGTGAGCTGCTCAGTAATCATGAGACCTCCCTGGGCAGCCGGGCTGAAGGGCAAATCCAAAGGCTGGAGCAGGAGGTGGCACAGCTCCACAGGAGGAGTGAGGAGCTGAAGTGGCTGGCTGACATGCAGGACCATATCTGCTTCCTGAAG AACTTCCAGATGCTGGAGCCACTGGGCCAGAGTGGGACCAGAGAAGAGGCGGGCCTGTGTCAAGAAGAGGCAGTGGTCGCTTCAATCCGCTCTGCCATGAAGGAGCTCAGCGACTCACTACAGGACGTCTGCAAAGCCAGCCTGGCCAAGATCTTCAGAGTGG TGAATGATGTCTCCATGGCTCCAGCAGCCAATggtgtggcagcagcagctgacagcAGTCAGGCCAACGCACAAAACACAG TTTATGAGATGACAACAAACCTTCCACCTTCCGCCCCTCCACGACCTCATG CGTCGGCCACTCCTccaccccttcctcctccccgaGTACAAG CACCTCCCATGACAACACTGGGACTTGTTAGTccagagcccaagaccagagaAGATTTGCTGAAAT TTCGCTGTGAGCCCACCATGGACCCCAACAGTGCATATCGCCATGTGCTGCTGTCAGAGGGGGGTCATAAAGCCACGCTGCGGGCGGAGAACGTAAACCCAACAGACCATCCTGAACGCTTCCACTTCTGGAGACAGGTCCTCTGCAGAGAGCCCCTGGCCGGCAGCCCCTattactgggaggtggagtggacCGGACAGAAG ATGACCGTCGGTGTGGCCTACAAAGAGATGGAGCGTAAGGGTTCAAATGACCAGAGCCGTCTGGGCCACAATGCCATGTCCTGGAGCTTGTACTGGTCTGGGACAGGCTTCTCCTTCTGGCATGGCGGCCAGGAGACCCTGTTGGGCTCACCCATGGCCCGACATATTGGTGTCTATTTAGACCAGCATGCTGGGGTTCTGGCCTTCTACCGCATCACTAACAACCAGGCCTACCTCATCCACCGGTACCAGACCCAGTTCACTGGACCGTTATACCCAGGGTTCAGGTTCTGGACGGGAGTGGGAACCACGGTGACTGTGTGCCAACTGGACTGA
- the LOC115370512 gene encoding uncharacterized protein LOC115370512, whose protein sequence is MPGLQSERRRGFMLEGCQAQGHTAAVCVPLVCTEANWTSADMEPTPGPTAQPPQSAVFLCLLGTVLVQSQYSWDGPAAGRPGTTTETPNPDVCLTDHASCGCCLMQQQLYRMESFFNMSLNELQKDLKRAENVLNNITTTRSAFSVALTNNRWCLGPEREETTVVYQHVFINLGGSYNVTTGKFIAPYSGVYSFSLTVYSDAGAPDSALAACASLHVNGSQVASASDQNRQDQEDSSTTVVALRLNAGDKVHVKLPAGCFLCDNNSHYNTFTGFLLYATY, encoded by the exons ATGCCGGGCCTccaatcagagaggaggaggggtttCATGCTGGAGGGATGCCAGGCGCAGGGTCACACCGCCGCTGTGTGCGTGCCGCTTGTCTGTACCGAGGCCAACTGGACATCAGCTGACATGGAGCCGACACCCGGACCCACAGCCCAGCCTCCACAGA GCGCTGTATTCCTGTGTCTGCTGGGAACAGTTTTGGTCCAGAGCCAGTATTCCTGGGATGGACCTGCGGCCGGCAGACCGGGGACTACTACAGAGACCCCCAACCCAGATG tgtgtctTACGGACCATGCATCATGTGGCTGCTGTctgatgcagcagcagctgtacaGGATGGAGTCATTTTTTAACATGAGCCTCAATGAGCTGCAGAAGGACTTGAAACGAGCGGAGAACGTCCTCAACAACATTACAA ccACCCGCAGTGCCTTCTCTGTGGCTCTGACCAACAATCGCTGGTGCCTCGGCCCAGAACGTGAGGAAACGACTGTCGTGTACCAACATGTTTTCATCAACCTGGGAGGCAGCTACAACGTAACAACAGGCAAGTTCATCGCTCCCTACTCTGGAGTCTACAGCTTCTCCCTCACCGTCTACAGCGATGCCGGCGCCCCTGACAGTGCCCTGGCTGCCTGTGCCAGTTTGCACGTGAATGGCAGTCAAGTGGCTTCAGCTAGCGACCAGAACAGGCAGGATCAAGAGGACAGCTCCACCACTGTTGTGGCTCTGCGCCTGAATGCTGGAGACAAGGTGCACGTAAAGCTGCCTGCTGGTTGCTTCCTGTGTGACAACAACAGCCATTACAATACTTTCACCGGCTTCCTGCTCTATGCTACTTACTAA
- the cbln18 gene encoding cerebellin 18, with translation MKLVALSVVFLWGALCLYTSVDAERSAYDLMYSAAMSFNGQLTCAPWNCECAFMRQRGCCCASNKMFELEETTFMRMTKLWGKLTKLTDSIAASFDYTHIAFTATMAPTPDCFGPFTTNVTISYNNILLNDGHGYNPALGVFTAPRCGAYVMSFRAYSNVGSPTERLYHKVQMMKNGEVVASMWEANREDMEDSGTQVVVVDLKRGDQIYMELMYGRSLCGTGAQKNIFSGYLLYPTYENWVAA, from the exons ATGAAGTTAGTTGCCTTGTCAGTTGTCTTCCTGTGGGGGGCGCTGTGTCTCTACACCAGTGTGGACGCCGAGCGCAGTGCCTACGACCTGATGTACTCAGCCGCAA TGAGCTTTAATGGTCAGCTGACCTGCGCACCTTGGAACTGTGAATGTGCCTTCATGCGTCAGcgtggctgctgctgtgcaagCAACAAGATGTTTGAACTGGAGGAGACCACCTTCATGAGGATGACGAAACTGTGGGGAAAGCTAACGAAGCTGACAGACTCTATAGCGGCAAGCTTcg acTACACTCACATTGCCTTCACTGCCACCATGGCTCCCACGCCAGACTGCTTTGGTCCTTTCACCACCAACGTGACCATCTCCTACAACAACATCTTACTTAATGATGGCCATGGATATAACCCTGCTCTgg GTGTCTTCACTGCCCCTCGTTGTGGTGCTTATGTCATGTCCTTCAGAGCCTACTCCAACGTGGGATCCCCTACCGAGCGCCTCTACCATAAG GTCCAGATGATGAAGAACGGAGAAGTGGTGGCATCTATGTGGGAGGCAAATCGAGAAGACATGGAGGACAGCGGCACTCAG gtggtggtggtggatcTTAAGAGAGGCGACCAGATCTACATGGAGCTAATGTACGGGAGGAGCCTTTGTGGAACCGGTGCacagaaaaacatcttttcCGGTTACCTCCTGTACCCGACCTATGAGAACTGGGTGGCTGCATAA